Below is a genomic region from candidate division KSB1 bacterium.
TTGACGATCTCATCATCGCCAAAATCAGCTTCAATCGAAGCATCTCCAAACGCAGGCAATTCATCCGAGGTAGTGAACCCACCATAGGGCTGATCCAGCTCGGTTCCTTCACCAATTTGATCTGGTTCAGTAGGTGAATTTTTTGAGCAACCACCGGTAATTACAGCTGCTGCTAGAAAGATCATCAGGATGAAAAGCGAAATTGAGTTTTTCATAGCTCATTCTCCTTATGTTAGGATAATGCAAAAATGGTTGATTAATTCTGAGGACTTCAATTTACGTTTTCGATTAAATGAAACGCAAACAGTAGACCATCAGCCCTTCACTGCTGGAACATGGACCATAACCTCTTAGAACATAGAATAATAGCCTCCTCTTGGAACTGGTATCCAACTTTTCAAATTTTGTACTTGAAACAGCAAAAGCTTTAAAAAATAGTACCAATAGGTACAGCAATAGCCTGACGGAAATTGAAACTTTGGCTCAGTTTATCCTCTGATGCGCAACTCATATCTTGTTTAGTGATCCTTCCACTTTTTTGAAATCCGTCGACATCGTAGCCATTGAGCTGGTAGTTTGTTGTTACCTAATCCGTAACATTTTTGATAATCCCGATCCAAAGTGAGGCCATAATTTTTAATTGAATAGAAATCTTTAGGCTGGCGAATTTCAATCTATGAACCAGCATGAAAATTAATCATGTGATAAAATAATCAAAATAGAATCTGAACATGCTGCTCAAGAACTGGTCAATTACGTTCCTGTCCTGGTTTGTAACAATGTATCAAGGTGTATCAAAATAATATTTAGGGATTAACATTGATAGAATGATTAACTTTTGAATTTAATAAGTCTATCAAAGTCATTTAGCTATTATTCTGATGGCATGTTATTTGTAATGGAATTCATCTATATGCTATGCGAGATAATAACTTAGCGTTTGTCAAATTAAACGAAAAATTAATTTATTGGATTGTGAACGGGCCAGCCCTGGAACGAAACGTGCATCATCCCTCCCATAACTGTTCTTCCGCCAATCTGGATGATTTCGATGATCATTCGCATGGGCTTGTACAACCATCGAATGAATTGCACTAGCTAACACTTACGATCGTGGCTTCTATGCCCGGAACCGCAATCAGATCAGGCATAACTTGTCAATAAATAAAATTACAAAATGAATCGCTCAAATTTGAGGTAATGATATGAACCAGGAAGAGAAGCGACTTATACAGAACAAATATGAGATCGTTTCTAAAATTAAGCAAGGGGGCTTTGGAATTGTTTATAAAGGTTATGATCATGTATTCGAGAAACCAGTTGCCATCAAGGCAATTGAGCCGAGTCTATTGCGTGAGGCAAGATATATTGATTTATTTCTGGAAGAAGCGAAAAATGCTGGCAAGCTAAGCCACAATAATATTGTGCATATCTATAACTTAGTACGAGATGAAAATGGACAATTTTTCATCATCATGGAATATATCGATGGGGTGGATCTTGGCAAAATTTTGCGTTGGTGTCAAAAACGCAACATGACGATCCCACATCACCTGAGCGTGTTTATTGTTAAGGAAATATGCAAAGCGCTGGAGTATGCTCATAATAAACGAGATTTAATGACCGATAAACCTTTGCGTCTAGTTCATCAAGATATTTCCCCTTCCAATATTATGGCGTCCTCATCGGGGCATGTAAAATTGATCGATTTCGGTTTGGCGAAGATTCGATTTCAAACCGATAGCTCGGATCAGATCGTGCTATCTGGCAAATTGCCGTATATGGCCCCAGAGCAGGTTAATGGAGGGGTTATAGATCGACGAACTGATATCTTTTCCCTCGGTGCAGTGTTTTACGAAATGCTGACAGGCGAGAGGTTATTTCCGCTGGATGATCCATATCAAACCATTGAACTCATCAAGAAATGCAAGATCGATGCTTCGGTGCTTGAACGACATCATATTGATGTATCGCTGCAACAAATTGTTTTAAAAATGCTGCAGCGGGACTCAGATCAACGCTACCAAGGTGCGAACGGGGTTTATCTTGATCTAGTGGAATACTTGATGGCGACTGCCCGTTCAGTTGATTTTGCGGAGGAGCTTGGCGATTTTGTGGCGCAGGTGATGGAATCGAACGGCAGAGCGGAGGAGTCATTGCCAGATGGCAAAGCCAATGTAACGCCGACTCCAGCTCCAGCTTTCGATCAATTTAAAATGAAAGAACCCAAGATAGTTATAGATGCCTCATATGGCCTATCAAGCTCCGAAGAGGTGAGCGATCTCCCAGCTGGTGGATCAGCATCTTTTGCTTCGGAAGAATTGCAATCGAGTTCCGATCTAAAAGGAGAGCAGTCGATAGCTGAATCGATTGAGGGTATTATCGAAGATCAAGCAAGCCAAACGACGCCTGCTGAGCCAGTAACGGGTGAGCCGAACAGCGATGCTGTTACAATTGTGTTGGACGGGAAATCCATCAATGATGATGGAGATTCCAAGATTTTAGGTCAACCCTATTCAGAATTGGAAGACATAAACGTTGGGTCGGTGAGGCATCGCTGGTCGAGTGATCAAGCTCATGAAAAAAATCAAGGCGAAATTTTCATTGACGAGCTTGGGAAAAGCGACAATGCCTCAGAGTCTGTATTGGAGTCACGCGATGGCCTGGCGCGATCAGCCGCTGTTCGGGGAAAAACTGTGACACCATCCCGAGATGTGTCCGTCGCAAGTGAGGAGGAAGGCGAGGACGACCTAAAAACCGTAATTGATGTCATTCGGTTATCTACGGATCGCCATAAAAAAGTATTCACCCGAATTGGGATCGGTTTCGCAACGGCTGCAATCTTGTTTTTTGTGCTCGATTTGGTCTTACAACTAACTCCGATCGGTTCTGCTATTTATGATCGGTTGTTCCCCCCGGCCATTCGAATTTCATCGCTGCCCGTTGGCGCAACCGTATATCTTGACAATAAACCGATAAACGGAAAAACACCACTTTCAATCGCTAAAATTTCGCCAGGCGTCCATGAGCTGAGGTTGACTGCTCCAGGATTTAGTCCACTGATTAAATCGATCCATGTCCCAAGCAAGGGACAGGTAAAGGTAGCTGGAGAGAAAGTCCGCAAAGGATATGATCCCTATCTATTCCGTTTCAAATCGCCTATTGAGATCACCTCAGAGCCAAAAGGCGCAACAATTTATATTAATCAGTTGCTCTACCCCCAGAAAACTCCAACGACCGTCGAATGGGAAGCTGGTATCCCGTTCTCATTGGAAATGGAACAAGAAAATTTTCAAAGATTATCTGGCTTTAATCTGAATACGTTAGATGGGAGTGAGGAGATCGAAGATCGTCGGGTGTGGTCATTCAAAACGATTGACGGAGAACCGAAGCGATATGTGGTGGAGGGTATATTCAAGAAATTTATCTATGTTTCTTGCATTCCCTCTGGTGCAATTTTCTATATTGATGGTTCTCCAACGCCCTCGGGCCGAACCGACGTGTCCAGCACGATTGCCCTGACCATGGGTAAGCACGAAATTATTTTTCAAAAGGCAGGATTCAATTCTCGAACTATTACGGTGACAGTTGACAAAAATGGGCCTGAATCGATTTCTGTGATGCTAACCCGAAATGTGCGTTTCTTCGCTAAGGATATTAATGATTTGGGTAATAATGAGATCGGGGCGCGGATCGTGCGAATCATTCAAAATAATAAGGCCTATCCTCGAAATGATAGGACTCCCTGCGAGCTGAGTCTACCGCCTGTTGATCTGCAAGTTGTGTTGAGCAAGGAAGGTTATAAAGATGCTACTGTCACAGTGACGACTCGGGACAAGGACGTGGTCGTAAAGATGGAGCCAGCAATAGCATTGGTAGAAGTAATAGTGACTGATGGGCTCACCGGTTTACCGCTCAAAGATGCACAAATTAGCTATCGGCCTTTGAGTGGCACTCAGACCAGCGAGACCTATTTTGGGGCTACCGATGAAAATGGTCGCTGCACCAATAAAGTTGGTCCAGGCGAATATAGTTTTAGAGTGAAAAAATTTGGCTATTTTGAGAAATATGCCATTTTGAACACCAAATCAGGAAATAGCAAACTGGAATTTAAGTTAATCATCCAATAAAAACTTAGAATGGAGAGATAACCTATGCCGAAAATCGTTGTCAAGCGGAAGGCTGAAGTTTACAAGGAATTTTCCATTCGGCCATTCCAGAGCAGAATCACTATTGGTTCAGAGGGGGACAACGATCTGATTATTGCAGATAAAAAGGTTTCAATGCATCATTTGGTCATTGAAAAAGAAGGAACTCGATATTTCGTTAGGGATACTCAAAGCGCTTTTGGAAGCTATTTAAATGGAGAACTGATTACCGATCGAATGCCACTATCCAGTGGTGATGAAATTAAAATCGGTGATCATACATTGATATTTGAGAATGTGTTATTTGAAAAGAGTGCGAGCGATTTTGAAGAAATACCGCATTTGGATTTAGCTGCACCAACACCTGGCCCCAGTTCTCCAAAGGCTCCGGCACTGGATACCGGAGGGGAGATCGCGGAAACAGGTGATGGGGTAGCAACCATGGTGGTAGAGTCTGAGGAAGTCAGCAAAGGCACGACTGCGTTTGCACCTCCGGCTTCAGAAAAACTGATTCCCCATTACCTGCTGGCCATTTATGGACCTTACTTGGGCAAGATTTACCGTCTCAACTATGGTGTGACGAAAATCGGTCGGGATAGTACCTTAAACGACATTGTCATTCGGGAGAATGAGAAAAACGAAGTGGATCCAAGTATCTCCCGGCGACATGCGACCATATTTATGGAGAACGGCAAATATTATATCATGGATAAGCGGAGCAAAACCAGAACTCGAGTCAATCGCAAACAATTGGGCGAAGAGGATGTGGTCCAGCTTTATCCGAATGATGAAATTGAAATTGTTAGTGACCAGAAGAGCACTATTTTTCGTTTCGTGCCGGAGGTCATGATGGATTTTTCGCCCCCCAAAAGATGCGGTTCATGGTGGGTACGGAATTCTAATTGGGTGGTGCAAATTGGTACGGCAATCGGAGTAGTACTGCTGTTATTGTTGATCATCAATTCGATCTCCCGACTAAGGGTCATCAACCAGAAGCCTGAGACGCTTCAGTTGACAGAAATCCCGTTTATCGCATTACCAGAATTGACGACACCTCTGCTGCCGGTCAACCAGGTACTTGCTAACATGGCGGGTTTAGCTCCAGCTATTGGGGATTTCAACGGCGATGGCTATGTGGATGTAGCATATGCAGATCAGAAAGGCTATTTGATCGTTATCAATGGACGATCGATGAAGCCCCTATGGAACCGTCCAGTGGCTCAACAACTGCAATCGGGAGTTAGTTTAGTCATCACAGACTTAAACAACAATCGCTTGCCAGATTTATTGATCCCTGCAAACAACTCAACTCTCTACGCCATCGAAGGTAGTAGCGGGAATGAGATCTGGACCAGTCCCCTGTTGGGTGGTCTGTTTTCAGGCAGCCCAGTGGTGGCGGATTTAAACGGCGATGGATTCCAAGATGTCTTTATTGCGAGCCAAACAGGCCAGGTCCATATCGGTTATGGCTCAGTGGGCAATCCGCAATGGACATCGCTCCAGGTCGAAGCGGAGATTCGCTGCACTCCTTCTGCTGGCGATGTCGATCGCGATGGTCTGCCCGAGGTGATATTGGGGACTGAAAATGGCAAATTGCTCATTTTCGACGGCACAAGTGGAAACTTCAGTCATATCTTCGATGTCAACGAAGAATTTCAAAAGGCGAAAGGTTCGTTCTTTGAGGATCATCCGATCCGACAACGCGTCGCAATCGGAGATTTAGATCATGACGCTTACGACGACTGTGTGCTATTGACTGAGGAAAATCATGTGTTGGCTTTAAGCGGTAATGGTCTGAAACGTCTATGGCATGACCAACTCGATGCGGGTTCCTTGCGCGGTGCTATTGCACCTCCAATGATCGCTGATTTAAACGATGACGGTCGTTTAGATGTTGTAATTCTGACTAGCAATAACGCGCTCATCGCATACGACGGTCTTGGCAAGGGGGCGGGTCAAAAGAAAATCCTTTGGGGTTACCTTCCTGAAAACCAAGAGCAATTCGCAAGTTACCCTGTATTGATCGACATTAATAAAGACCGAATAATAGATGTCTTGGTCGCTGGTTTTTGGCGAGGCCTCTATATTTTCAATGGCAAAGATGGTAAGCTTCTCAGAGAAAACACCCCGATCGAAAATGTTGAACAGGCAATTATTGGCACTCCGACGGTGGCTGATTTTAAAAGAGACAAAAAGCTTGAGATTCTTTTAAGAAAGAACAATGATAATTTCAGCCTCCTTCAAACCAATGCGCAAATTATGCCAGGAGAAATTTTATGGGGCCAGCTCAATTTCGATGCACACCATTCTGGGTGCAATCGACTGGCAAAGCTGTCACCATCGCGCTACTATGTAATAATTCTGTTCTCGTTCCTATTAAGCGGCGTTGCTATTGGTTACAATATTTATTCGCCTCTAAAACGTAAAAAACTTTTTCTGAAAACGCCATGACATGACGGTATATCACTTGAAGGGACGACGTTCGGATCGTCAAAAGCCATCGGTTTCGGCTGGAATGGAGCGATAGCATCTGATGCAGGAATGATTGGTCGATACAACAGCTATCTTAAACGGTGGAGCGATGAAATTACGAATGCTGGCTGGGAGTGATACTGGCATTGCCAGAGCGGTCAATGAAGACTTTTGTGGGATTTTTGAAGAGCAAGGATTGGCCATTGTCTGTGACGGCATGGGAGGCCACAACGCTGGAGCCAATGCAAGCCGGCTTGCAGTAATGACGATCCGCTATATGTATTTATTTTTGGATCCGTCGTTGCACCAACAGATCACCAAAGATCTAGAGATGCATCATCTGGAGATGGCATCTCGTTTGATCGGTTCAATTCGGTTGACCAATCGCAATATATATCATAAATCCCTCCAAAACCCAGAATGGAGCGGAATGGGGACCACAGTCTCCGCCCTACTATTGCAGCACAATCTGGCCATCATCGCGCATGTGGGCGATAGTCGGATTTATCGGATCCGGGGATCAACGATCACTCGTCTCACTCAGGATCATACCTGGGTTAATGAATTGATTCAAGATCAGGAGATCGACAGCGAAGCGGCGCAGAAATTTGAAAAGAAAAATGTGATTACTCGGGCGCTGGGACTGAGCGGTACGATTAAGATAGATGCAGGCATCGAACCGGTTCAAGCTGGCGACCTATTTTTGATTTGCACGGATGGCCTAACCAGAGCGCTTTCTGACGATGAGATTAAACGGATCGTCCTCTTCAATCAGGGCAATCTGGAGCACAGCCTAACCCACCTGATCGATACCGCGACAATGAAAGACGGTTCCGATAACATCACCGTGGCTTTAGTGGCCGTTGACGAAATAGAGACATCTTCCAATCACCAGTCATCGAGCTATGTGACGCTGAAGGAAGAGAACAAACAATTGACGATGATCGAAGATCGGATCTTGGACCGCGAGCTCTATCGGCGCACAGATAGCGAGGAGACAATTGTTCCGATTAAAAAAATTTGGCGTCAGCACCGAAACAAATTCGCAGTGTCTGCTGGCCTATTCGGAATTGGAATTATTCTGGTCTGGTTTTTCTGGTTTAATTATTGGGCACGCCCAAGCGCCGCCCCAATCCATGATTTAACTGCTGTCATTGAAACAACAAGTGCCCCAGTTGATACGATCAGGATAGCATCCACAGCGCTGCCCAAGCTCAATCCAACGATCAATCGTCATGGAATCGAGATTGAGAGCAAGACTATCCCCGATTCAGTCATAAAAAAAATGAACAATCCATCCAAGGGCAGTCAAACCGAGCTGCCGCTGGTGACAAAAATTCAAAGCTGGTCGCTCCAGAGAAATCTTGGCGATCAGGGAAAAATTTTTATTACTGGCTTGGAAAAGATCAACCTGCAAGGTGATGCAGATGTCTTCATAAATAATAATTTTTGGGGCAAGTCAAGCTATTTATCGCTAAGGGGCGTATCATTGAAACCAGGAACCTATACTATCACGATTCGCGATTCAACGGATCGGGTATTATTTCATCAGGAGAACATAACCGTATCGGCTGGCGACATCAAGGCGATCGAAATCAAAAGCAAACGAAATGATTCGGTATCGAATTAGACTTTTCATAATCCTTCTCTTCGGACTGATCTTGTGCCGTTCGGCGCTCGGCTCTGGGCGTCAAATGGCCGGTTTCCAATTTGGGATTTGGAATAGCAAAAATAGTCCGTATCTGGTGGTGGATGATATTATCGTCCCAAAAGGCCTGGTATTGAAAATTGAACCCGGAGTAGTGGTACAATTTGCTGGTCAGTATCAAATCATCGTGGAGGGATCGCTCATCGCGAAAGGGAGTGAGGCGCGTCCCATCATTTTTACCTCCCTTCATGATCCCCAACTGGCCAATCCATCATTAGGATCATTTAGGTCGGCGCGGCCATCTGATTGGCGAGGGATTGAATTTCGCGATAGCTGTGATGATTATCTCACAGCACTTGATCATTGCATCATCCGATTCAGTGAATGGGGCATTCGGTGTGTAGAAAGTTACCCGTTATTGACAAATCTGATATTGCAACACAACGAACATTTGACGTTGACCATTAATGGCCAAGACGTTCCTTATCTGCCTGGCCGTGGCATTAGCCCGATTTCGTCACAAACAAAACCCCGGATCGCGCCTCTACCAGAACCGCAATCAATTATTCCTGATGGTGCGATCGAAAAGACCAATCAAATGAAAAAGGTTCAGCAAAAAAAGTGACATCTTGGTTCGTCGCAAAGTCACAATTAGCTCAGAAATAATACTCTGATTTCTGTTTGACCGAAAATTTGACGCCTTGCTCGCATCATGCGACAAAATTTGGATAAATTTTTGAACTTTCTGTCCAGGATGCTCGCAGCAGAAATTCATGGTAGATTGTTTAGATCACTAAAGCAAGAAAATCACCAGAGATATAGAACTGATTGACCAACTTTGATAAGGGGCGTGCCATGAGAAAAAATTATCTTTTGTTGATCGGATTATTGCTCATTTTGAGCGTCACCCGAGAATTGCTTGCCGGAAATCCACAAGATATTGGAGCTGCATATTGGTTTAGAAAAGCAGTCAGCGAAAAAGATACAGATAAAAAGATTGAGTTTTATCTCAAAGCGATCCAGGAGAATCCAGCGTTTGCTGAAGCGCATTATAACTTAGCGCTCCTCTACATTGGTAAAAAAGAGATCGGTAAAGCGGTGGATCATCTAAATCAAGCGTTGACGTCGGATCCAAATCCTTCGTTAAAGAGCAATGTGCTCAGCCGATTGGGAGCCAGTTATCGCAAATTGGGGCAATTGGTTGAAGCTGAAAAGGCGTTTAACGAAGCGATGAAATTGAGCAAGGACACCCAGTTCAAGAACCTCATGCTATATGAATTGGGGCAGACCAAAATTTCCCAAGGTCGATACGCTGAAGCGATCGAGTATTTTCGGAAAGGGCTTCTCAATTCGCCAGAGAATCGGAGCTCTTTTGAGCTTGGGATTCAGATGGCGCGGGAGCAGCAGAAGGTCGCTGAGTTGTATGAGCAAGGATTAGCCCTGATCAAAAACAATAAGCTCACCGATGCCAAAGAAGTTTTTCGCCAGCTATTGCAGATGGATTCCAGCCACGCAGGTGCAAAAGAGCAGTTGGAAAAGATCGCTGATTTAATGGCCCAAAAAGTGGATCCGCGCGATCAACAAATTCAACCATTGTACATTCAGGCATTGGCGGATATGA
It encodes:
- a CDS encoding PEGA domain-containing protein — its product is MNQEEKRLIQNKYEIVSKIKQGGFGIVYKGYDHVFEKPVAIKAIEPSLLREARYIDLFLEEAKNAGKLSHNNIVHIYNLVRDENGQFFIIMEYIDGVDLGKILRWCQKRNMTIPHHLSVFIVKEICKALEYAHNKRDLMTDKPLRLVHQDISPSNIMASSSGHVKLIDFGLAKIRFQTDSSDQIVLSGKLPYMAPEQVNGGVIDRRTDIFSLGAVFYEMLTGERLFPLDDPYQTIELIKKCKIDASVLERHHIDVSLQQIVLKMLQRDSDQRYQGANGVYLDLVEYLMATARSVDFAEELGDFVAQVMESNGRAEESLPDGKANVTPTPAPAFDQFKMKEPKIVIDASYGLSSSEEVSDLPAGGSASFASEELQSSSDLKGEQSIAESIEGIIEDQASQTTPAEPVTGEPNSDAVTIVLDGKSINDDGDSKILGQPYSELEDINVGSVRHRWSSDQAHEKNQGEIFIDELGKSDNASESVLESRDGLARSAAVRGKTVTPSRDVSVASEEEGEDDLKTVIDVIRLSTDRHKKVFTRIGIGFATAAILFFVLDLVLQLTPIGSAIYDRLFPPAIRISSLPVGATVYLDNKPINGKTPLSIAKISPGVHELRLTAPGFSPLIKSIHVPSKGQVKVAGEKVRKGYDPYLFRFKSPIEITSEPKGATIYINQLLYPQKTPTTVEWEAGIPFSLEMEQENFQRLSGFNLNTLDGSEEIEDRRVWSFKTIDGEPKRYVVEGIFKKFIYVSCIPSGAIFYIDGSPTPSGRTDVSSTIALTMGKHEIIFQKAGFNSRTITVTVDKNGPESISVMLTRNVRFFAKDINDLGNNEIGARIVRIIQNNKAYPRNDRTPCELSLPPVDLQVVLSKEGYKDATVTVTTRDKDVVVKMEPAIALVEVIVTDGLTGLPLKDAQISYRPLSGTQTSETYFGATDENGRCTNKVGPGEYSFRVKKFGYFEKYAILNTKSGNSKLEFKLIIQ
- a CDS encoding FHA domain-containing protein, coding for MPKIVVKRKAEVYKEFSIRPFQSRITIGSEGDNDLIIADKKVSMHHLVIEKEGTRYFVRDTQSAFGSYLNGELITDRMPLSSGDEIKIGDHTLIFENVLFEKSASDFEEIPHLDLAAPTPGPSSPKAPALDTGGEIAETGDGVATMVVESEEVSKGTTAFAPPASEKLIPHYLLAIYGPYLGKIYRLNYGVTKIGRDSTLNDIVIRENEKNEVDPSISRRHATIFMENGKYYIMDKRSKTRTRVNRKQLGEEDVVQLYPNDEIEIVSDQKSTIFRFVPEVMMDFSPPKRCGSWWVRNSNWVVQIGTAIGVVLLLLLIINSISRLRVINQKPETLQLTEIPFIALPELTTPLLPVNQVLANMAGLAPAIGDFNGDGYVDVAYADQKGYLIVINGRSMKPLWNRPVAQQLQSGVSLVITDLNNNRLPDLLIPANNSTLYAIEGSSGNEIWTSPLLGGLFSGSPVVADLNGDGFQDVFIASQTGQVHIGYGSVGNPQWTSLQVEAEIRCTPSAGDVDRDGLPEVILGTENGKLLIFDGTSGNFSHIFDVNEEFQKAKGSFFEDHPIRQRVAIGDLDHDAYDDCVLLTEENHVLALSGNGLKRLWHDQLDAGSLRGAIAPPMIADLNDDGRLDVVILTSNNALIAYDGLGKGAGQKKILWGYLPENQEQFASYPVLIDINKDRIIDVLVAGFWRGLYIFNGKDGKLLRENTPIENVEQAIIGTPTVADFKRDKKLEILLRKNNDNFSLLQTNAQIMPGEILWGQLNFDAHHSGCNRLAKLSPSRYYVIILFSFLLSGVAIGYNIYSPLKRKKLFLKTP
- a CDS encoding protein phosphatase 2C domain-containing protein, coding for MKLRMLAGSDTGIARAVNEDFCGIFEEQGLAIVCDGMGGHNAGANASRLAVMTIRYMYLFLDPSLHQQITKDLEMHHLEMASRLIGSIRLTNRNIYHKSLQNPEWSGMGTTVSALLLQHNLAIIAHVGDSRIYRIRGSTITRLTQDHTWVNELIQDQEIDSEAAQKFEKKNVITRALGLSGTIKIDAGIEPVQAGDLFLICTDGLTRALSDDEIKRIVLFNQGNLEHSLTHLIDTATMKDGSDNITVALVAVDEIETSSNHQSSSYVTLKEENKQLTMIEDRILDRELYRRTDSEETIVPIKKIWRQHRNKFAVSAGLFGIGIILVWFFWFNYWARPSAAPIHDLTAVIETTSAPVDTIRIASTALPKLNPTINRHGIEIESKTIPDSVIKKMNNPSKGSQTELPLVTKIQSWSLQRNLGDQGKIFITGLEKINLQGDADVFINNNFWGKSSYLSLRGVSLKPGTYTITIRDSTDRVLFHQENITVSAGDIKAIEIKSKRNDSVSN